The following are encoded together in the Chaetodon trifascialis isolate fChaTrf1 chromosome 3, fChaTrf1.hap1, whole genome shotgun sequence genome:
- the LOC139327938 gene encoding leucine-rich repeat neuronal protein 1-like — protein MVLSSKPWPPLLWLCMGLLLSSMLPVNGKECPRLCVCEIRPWFTPQSTYKEATTVDCNDLRLTHIPTNLSADTQVLLLQSNAISHTSGELEALFNLTELDLSQNNFSNVEAVGLTSMNHLTTLHLEENQISHLPDHCLGNLSNLQELYINHNQISSISPRAFAGLHSLLRLHLNSNRLHVIDSRWFEETPNLEILMIGENPVIGLLDMNFKPLGSLRSLVLAGMDLTDVPANAFVGLDNLESISFYDNKLIRIPQLALQKVPNLKFLDLNKNPVHKIQEGDFRNMLHLKELGINNMMELVSIDRYALDNLPELTKLEATNNPKLSYVHRLAFRDMPSLESLMLNNNALTALYQHTVEVLPNLREISLHSNPLRCDCVIQWMSSNRTTVRFMEPLAMLCTSPSELKGQRVRGLRLLESPEQCLPLISHNTFPSHLNLELGMSVSLDCRAMAEPEPEIYWVTPLGTKITIDTVSERYHVSSEGTLRLSHVQVEDSGHYTCVAQNTEGADTRVATVRVNGTLLDSAQVMKIYVKQTESHSILVSWKINSNVMTSNLKWASATMKIDNPHITYTARVPVDVHEYNLTHLQPATEYEVCLTVSNVHLQTHKSCVNVTTRSATFALDLSDQHPSAAVLAVMATMLAFLSLATVGVYMARRWKRKNYHHSLKKYMLKTSSIPLNELYPPLINLWEADSEKDKDGSTEGKPSPVDTTRSYYMW, from the coding sequence ATGGTACTCAGCTCGAAGCCTTGGCCTCCTCTGCTCTGGCTGTGCATGGGATTGCTTCTTTCCTCAATGTTGCCCGTCAATGGCAAAGAATGTCCACGTTTGTGTGTATGCGAGATCCGCCCTTGGTTCACCCCCCAGTCGACCTACAAGGAGGCAACTACAGTGGACTGTAATGACTTGAGGCTCACGCACATCCCTACCAACCTGTCTGCAGATACTCAAGTGTTACTGCTCCAAAGCAATGCCATCTCTCACACCAGCGGAGAGCTGGAGGCACTGTTTAACTTGACAGAGTTGGACCTATCCCAGAACAACTTCAGCAATGTGGAAGCTGTAGGCCTCACAAGCATGAACCATCTGACCACCCTGCATCTAGAGGAGAACCAGATCAGCCACCTGCCAGATCACTGCCTGGGAAACCTCTCAAACCTCCAGGAGCTCTACATCAACCACAACCAGATAAGCTCCATTTCACCTCGGGCCTTTGCTGGCCTGCACAGCCTGCTGCGCCTTCACCTGAACTCCAACAGGCTCCATGTCATAGACAGTCGCTGGTTTGAAGAAACACCTAACCTTGAGATCCTCATGATTGGAGAGAACCCAGTTATTGGCCTCCTAGACATGAACTTTAAACCTCTAGGAAGTCTGAGGAGTCTGGTTCTGGCTGGCATGGATCTTACTGATGTTCCAGCCAACGCATTTGTGGGTTTGGATAACCTTGAAAGCATTTCTTTCTATGACAACAAACTCATCAGAATCCCTCAACTGGCTCTTCAAAAAGTACCCAATCTGAAATTCTTGGATTTAAACAAAAATCCAGTTCACAAAATCCAGGAAGGAGATTTTCGGAACATGTTACATCTGAAGGAGCTGGGTATCAACAACATGATGGAGTTGGTGTCAATTGACCGCTATGCTCTGGACAACCTACCAGAACTGACAAAGCTGGAGGCCACCAACAATCCAAAGCTGTCTTACGTGCACAGGCTGGCCTTTAGGGACATGCCCTCCTTGGAGAGCCTGATGCTCAATAATAATGCCCTCACTGCCCTTTAccagcacactgtggaggtgttGCCTAATCTGCGGGAGATCAGTCTGCACAGCAACCCACTGCGCTGTGACTGCGTCATTCAGTGGATGAGTTCCAACAGGACCACAGTGCGCTTCATGGAGCCCCTGGCGATGCTGTGCACCTCCCCATCAGAGCTCAAAGGCCAGCGGGTTCGAGGGCTAAGGCTGCTGGAGTCCCCGGAGCAATGCCTTCCCCTCATATCCCACAACACCTTCCCCAGCCACTTGAACCTGGAGCTGGGCATGAGTGTCAGTCTCGACTGCAGGGCCATggctgagcctgagcctgagatCTACTGGGTGACTCCTCTTGGGACCAAAATCACGATAGACACTGTGTCAGAGCGGTACCACGTGAGCAGCGAGGGGACCCTGCGGCTGTCTCACGTTCAGGTGGAGGATTCTGGTCATTACACCTGCGTGGCCCAGAACACAGAAGGAGCTGACACACGGGTCGCCACTGTCCGTGTAAATGGCACCCTGCTAGACAGCGCCCAGGTGATGAAAATCTATGTCAAGCAGACTGAGTCGCACTCGATCCTGGTCTCCTGGAAGATCAACTCTAATGTCATGACCTCCAATCTGAAGTGGGCCTCAGCCACCATGAAGATTGACAACCCGCATATCACCTACACAGCTCGTGTCCCTGTAGATGTCCATGAGTACAACCTCACACACCTACAACCTGCCACTGAGTACGAGGTATGCCTCACGGTCTCCAACgtccacctgcagacacacaagtcTTGTGTTAATGTGACAACGCGTAGTGCTACCTTTGCCCTGGACCTGTCAGACCAGCACCCAAGTGCAGCGGTGCTGGCTGTCATGGCGACCATGCTGGCCTTCCTCAGTCTGGCCACTGTGGGCGTCTACATGGCCCGCAGGTGGAAGAGGAAAAACTACCACCACTCCCTGAAGAAATACATGCTGAAGACTTCCTCCATCCCCCTGAACGAGCTTTACCCTCCACTCATCAACCTGTGGGAGGCTGACAGCGAGAAAGACAAAGATGGCAGCACAGAGGGAAAACCCTCTCCTGTTGACACCACACGTAGTTATTACATGTGGTGA